Proteins encoded in a region of the Nicotiana tomentosiformis chromosome 9, ASM39032v3, whole genome shotgun sequence genome:
- the LOC104097400 gene encoding uncharacterized protein — translation MGACVSTPGHTIKVQKRHRRRHRKFRGKNLVSLAEGTRRRNSDVGPHIAVREFVRRSEVSSSKYHLTQTQLQWHRTQTDANVLSQEEAWFDTYSNVESDSDDDDDFISVHGDLFPKPGQVVQYETSSCFMDSKVKYKEYHERYLKIDGNRTDKFLLKDGVNSPKGLALKVGQGYEVPSLGTHEVLGAQRKRFLDRAYGSFNSVKEDKFGVQEKTQDNIVLKTVLPKLVTSLSFNEKIISSSNSGQVSQVKQSTIRLSLKRTSVDGKEENNYCSSKKYLYRPKAGLQIPCKSREEKPTAGSWSKIDPSNFKLRSDSYFRDKKKSPAPNVSPYTPIGVDLFVCPKKINHIAQHLVLPSVKGDGKFPPLLIVNIQLPTYPAPMFVGDADGEGLSLVLYFKISETFDKDISPQFQDSIKRLVEDDMEKVKGFARESSVPFRERLKIMVGVVNPDELVSNATESKLLNAYNEKPVLSRPQHNFYQGPNYLEIDLDIHRFSYIARKGLDSFRERLGFGILDLGLTIQAQKPEELPEKVLGCLRLNKIDFVDHGQIPTLMCVDDSCSD, via the exons ATGGGTGCTTGTGTATCAACTCCAGGCCATACAATCAAAGTACAGAAGAGACACCGTCGTCGCCATAGAAAATTCCGtggaaagaatttagtctctctTGCAGAAGGAACCAGGAGAAGAAACAGCGATGTAGGACCACATATTGCTGTTCGTGAGTTTGTTAGAAGATCTGAGGTCTCCAGTTCCAAATACCATCTCACTCAGACTCAGCTGCAGTGGCATCGTACTCAAACAGATGCTAATG TTCTTAGCCAAGAAGAAGCATGGTTTGACACATACAGCAATGTTGAGTCTGACTCAGACGATGACGATGACTTCATCAGCGTCCATGGAG ATCTTTTCCCTAAACCTGGACAAGTAGTTCAATATGAAACTTCGTCATGCTTTATGGATAGCAAAGTTAAGTACAAGGAGTACCACGAACGATATCTCAAGATAGATGGCAATAGAACAGATAAGTTTTTGCTGAAAGATGGAGTTAATAGTCCAAAAGGACTAGCACTTAAAGTTGGTCAGGGATATGAAGTTCCGTCCCTTGGGACGCATGAAGTCCTTGGAGCCCAAAGGAAGAGATTTTTGGACCGTGCTTATGGAAGTTTTAATAGTGTTAAAGAGGATAAATTTGGTGTGCAAGAGAAAactcaagacaatattgtgctcAAGACTGTCTTACCAAAGCTGGTTACTTCCTTGAGTTTCAATGAAAAGATTATTAGTTCATCAAATTCAGGTCAAGTTTCTCAAGTAAAGCAATCCACTATTAGGCTTTCGCTAAAGAGAACATCTGTGGatggaaaagaagaaaataactACT GTTCATCGAAAAAATATCTTTATCGTCCCAAGGCCGggctccaaattccttgtaaaaGTAGAGAAGAAAAGCCAACAGCAGGAAGTTGGTCAAAGATTGATCCGTCCAACTTTAAGCTCCGTAGTGATAGTTATTTCAG AGACAAGAAAAAATCACCAGCTCCAAATGTGTCTCCTTATACTCCTATTGGTGTTGATTTATTTGTGTGTCCTAAAAAGATCAACCACATTGCACAACACCTTGTGCTTCCCTCTGTAAAAGGAGATGGGAAATTTCCTCCGTTACTAATTGTTAATATTCAG TTGCCTACTTATCCTGCTCCAATGTTCGTCGGTGATGCTGACGGTGAAGGCTTAAGCcttgtattatatttcaaaattTCTGAAACTTTTGACAAAGACATTTCTCCCCAGTTTCAGGACAGCATCAAG AGATTAGTTGAGGAtgatatggaaaaggttaaagGATTTGCAAGAGAATCATCTGTTCCTTTTAGAGAGAGGTTGAAGATTATGGTTGGGGTGGTTAATCCAGATGAGCTTGTTTCTAATGCTACTGAAAGTAAGCTTTTAAATGCTTACAATGAGAAGCCTGTGCTTTCCCGCCCTCAACACAACTTTTATCAG GGGCCAAATTACTTGGAAATTGATCTTGACATTCATCGCTTCAGCTACATTGCAAGAAAAGGACTCGACTCTTTTAGGGAGCGTTTAGGATTTGGAATACTGGATCTTGGTCTAACAATTCAG GCACAGAAGCCAGAAGAGCTACCAGAGAAAGTGCTTGGTTGTTTGAGATTGAACAAGATTGACTTTGTTGATCAtggccaaataccaacacttatgTGTGTCGATGATTCATGTTCAGATTGA